One window of the Candidatus Jettenia sp. genome contains the following:
- the atpF gene encoding F0F1 ATP synthase subunit B — protein sequence MQIDVLTLIAQIINFVILVVLLKYFLYNRIVKVMDERKEKIVSQLKDADQKKQEAEQEAESYRKKLKELDDKYEEMLSNAHEEVESQRKELLKKAHGEIREVQAKWYEAIQHERQLFMNDIRQQAGKEVYAVARRALADLADADLGRQIIDFFIKKIQRLDEQEIDNLRRSIQGSKRYEIDINSAFEIPQEMRQKMIHEIQKQITSNINVRFTTLPNLICGIELKVNGRKISWNLENYLRDLEDNVTNAIERKMRENQENIYQEKQNGKRQKKE from the coding sequence ATGCAGATTGATGTACTCACGTTAATAGCGCAAATAATTAATTTTGTAATACTGGTGGTTCTGCTCAAGTACTTTCTGTATAACCGGATTGTTAAGGTTATGGATGAACGTAAAGAGAAAATTGTTTCGCAGTTAAAAGATGCAGACCAGAAGAAACAAGAGGCAGAGCAGGAAGCAGAATCTTATCGGAAAAAACTCAAAGAGCTAGATGATAAATACGAAGAAATGCTTTCAAACGCTCATGAAGAGGTAGAATCTCAGCGAAAAGAATTGCTGAAAAAGGCCCATGGTGAGATAAGGGAAGTCCAGGCTAAGTGGTATGAGGCAATCCAGCATGAGAGACAATTATTCATGAACGACATCCGCCAACAAGCGGGTAAAGAGGTTTATGCTGTTGCGCGTCGCGCCCTGGCAGATTTGGCAGATGCCGATCTTGGGCGACAGATAATCGACTTCTTTATCAAAAAAATCCAAAGGTTAGATGAACAGGAAATAGATAATCTGAGAAGATCTATACAGGGATCGAAAAGATATGAAATTGATATAAACAGTGCATTTGAGATTCCACAGGAAATGCGCCAAAAAATGATACATGAAATACAAAAACAAATTACCAGTAATATTAATGTGCGGTTTACGACATTGCCTAACCTGATCTGTGGAATAGAACTAAAAGTGAATGGGCGTAAAATTTCCTGGAATCTGGAGAATTACTTACGTGATCTGGAAGATAATGTAACCAATGCCATCGAAAGAAAAATGAGGGAAAATCAAGAAAATATTTATCAGGAAAAGCAAAATGGAAAACGCCAGAAAAAAGAATAA
- a CDS encoding F0F1 ATP synthase subunit gamma produces the protein METYESLRGKLRSAQELKSIVRTMKTIAAVAIRQYERAVESLSEYNRAVELGFQFLLKKEPERVMERGQMSGGNLCAIVFGSDQGMCGQFNDRIVSFAIDNMNRIQKPESRILLGIGVRVATRLEGEKQPVEEQFSVPGSVEGIIPMVQKVLIRIEDLRSNKRIDQIVIFYHKRLSGSTYKPRMAYLLPLNTKWLRGLEKREWPTRVLPLYTMDWNQLFSALIRQYLFFLLYRASAESLASENASRLSSMQAAEKNIEDRLEELRNQFNQQRQDSITAEMMDIVAGFETLTSKRI, from the coding sequence ATGGAAACGTATGAGTCGTTGCGGGGTAAATTGAGAAGCGCGCAAGAATTAAAGTCTATCGTCAGGACTATGAAGACTATAGCTGCAGTTGCTATCCGGCAATATGAGAGGGCTGTAGAATCGCTTTCCGAGTATAACCGGGCCGTTGAATTGGGATTTCAATTTCTTTTGAAAAAAGAACCTGAGAGGGTGATGGAACGAGGCCAAATGTCTGGTGGCAATCTTTGTGCAATAGTCTTTGGTTCAGATCAGGGCATGTGTGGACAGTTTAATGATCGAATCGTATCGTTTGCAATTGATAACATGAATAGGATTCAAAAACCGGAAAGCAGGATACTTTTGGGTATTGGTGTACGGGTAGCTACGCGCCTTGAAGGGGAAAAGCAGCCCGTGGAAGAACAATTTTCTGTTCCCGGATCAGTTGAAGGCATCATTCCCATGGTACAAAAGGTATTGATTAGGATAGAGGATTTACGCTCCAATAAGAGGATTGATCAAATTGTCATATTTTACCATAAGCGGCTATCAGGCTCAACATACAAACCTCGTATGGCATATCTTCTTCCTTTAAATACAAAGTGGCTTCGGGGTTTGGAAAAAAGGGAATGGCCTACACGTGTTCTTCCCCTATACACTATGGATTGGAACCAATTATTCTCAGCATTAATCCGTCAATACCTGTTCTTTTTACTATACCGCGCATCTGCGGAATCTCTGGCCAGTGAGAATGCCAGTCGTTTATCATCAATGCAGGCTGCGGAGAAAAACATTGAGGATCGTCTGGAAGAACTCAGGAACCAATTTAATCAGCAACGCCAGGATTCAATTACTGCCGAAATGATGGATATTGTGGCCGGCTTTGAGACATTAACTAGCAAGAGAATATAG
- a CDS encoding 1-phosphofructokinase family hexose kinase gives MQIITLTMNPTIDTSCSVDHVIAEKKLRGKSPRHEPGGGGINVSRAIKKLGGESIALYTSGGPIGQMLQILLNQEKIDHQPIEIEEMTRENFIVLEESTRRQFRFGMPGPTLYDREWQQCLDSISRITPSPEYIVASGSLPPGAPGDFYAQVAQRAKKLGSRICIDTSGEALRLAADVHVYLLKPNMSELQYLAGEKIKNESHMKEVAKKIIERGKSEVIVISLGAAGAFLVSKDGYESIRAPVVPIESKVGAGDSMMAGIVVSLAKGSSLRDAVRFGIAAGSAAVMTPGTELCRREDAEYLYQQMISGIA, from the coding sequence ATGCAGATTATTACCCTGACGATGAACCCTACGATTGATACGAGTTGCAGCGTAGATCATGTTATTGCTGAGAAAAAATTGCGCGGTAAATCCCCCCGCCATGAGCCGGGAGGCGGCGGTATCAATGTTTCTCGCGCAATAAAAAAATTAGGTGGAGAGTCGATAGCTCTGTATACTTCAGGAGGACCAATAGGGCAGATGCTGCAAATCCTGCTTAATCAGGAGAAGATCGATCACCAGCCAATTGAAATCGAAGAAATGACACGTGAAAATTTTATCGTATTAGAAGAGTCTACACGGCGGCAATTCCGTTTTGGTATGCCAGGACCAACGTTATATGACAGGGAATGGCAGCAATGCTTAGATAGTATATCTCGTATCACACCGAGTCCAGAGTATATTGTTGCAAGTGGAAGCCTTCCGCCTGGAGCACCTGGTGATTTCTATGCACAGGTGGCACAGAGAGCAAAAAAGCTTGGCAGCCGAATATGTATTGATACATCAGGTGAAGCATTGCGTTTAGCGGCAGATGTGCATGTATATTTGCTCAAGCCCAATATGAGTGAACTCCAGTACCTTGCAGGGGAAAAAATTAAAAATGAATCACACATGAAGGAAGTTGCAAAGAAGATTATTGAAAGAGGAAAAAGCGAAGTTATTGTTATTTCTCTCGGTGCGGCAGGTGCCTTCCTGGTATCAAAGGATGGGTATGAGAGCATACGGGCACCTGTAGTGCCAATAGAGAGTAAGGTTGGTGCTGGTGACAGCATGATGGCTGGTATAGTAGTAAGCCTGGCAAAGGGAAGTTCGCTGCGGGATGCTGTCCGTTTCGGTATAGCGGCTGGATCTGCTGCGGTAATGACTCCTGGTACCGAATTGTGCCGCCGGGAGGATGCAGAGTACTTATATCAGCAGATGATTTCAGGAATTGCATAA
- a CDS encoding glycosyltransferase translates to MEDSRLVKVEDYEVIVGSEKVERVREKAKLLQDLHVVHINSTYYGGGVAEILSSLILLMNSTGIKTGWRVIQGSPDFFTITKKIHNALQGGDINLTDRKLKIYEDVVYENVIRNHLDHDMVIIHDPQPLPMIRHYKRKCPWIWRCHIDLTNPNRELWNYLSPLIERYDAVIFSIREYQQKLKTPQLFFLPAINPFSIKNRDMAEEEIQERLVHYTIPTDLPLVVQISRFDRWKDPEGVIRAFKIARKEIDCTLVLLGNIATDDPEGEKVYDALIKNREERIIILSHQDTALVNALQRRATVVMQKSIREGFGLTVAEAMWKGAAVIGGNVGGIRYQIEDGVNGFLVSSVEEAADRLIRLLKNKKLREEMGQRARETVREKFLLIRLLDQYLDLFGSFETLYLLRGSIVV, encoded by the coding sequence ATGGAGGATAGCAGACTCGTTAAGGTTGAAGACTATGAAGTGATTGTTGGTAGTGAGAAAGTTGAACGGGTGAGAGAAAAAGCTAAGCTACTTCAGGATCTTCATGTTGTTCATATAAATTCAACATATTATGGCGGAGGTGTAGCTGAGATATTATCGTCGTTGATACTTTTGATGAACAGTACGGGTATTAAGACTGGATGGAGAGTGATTCAGGGATCTCCCGATTTTTTTACTATTACGAAAAAGATACACAATGCTTTGCAGGGTGGGGATATTAATCTTACCGACCGTAAATTGAAGATTTATGAGGATGTTGTGTATGAGAATGTTATTCGAAATCACCTGGATCACGATATGGTTATTATTCACGATCCTCAACCCCTTCCGATGATCAGGCATTATAAAAGGAAATGTCCCTGGATATGGCGTTGCCATATCGATTTGACGAATCCAAACAGGGAACTATGGAATTACTTGTCTCCGCTTATAGAAAGATATGATGCTGTAATCTTCAGTATCAGGGAATATCAGCAGAAATTGAAGACGCCACAATTATTTTTCCTGCCGGCAATCAACCCCTTTTCAATTAAGAATCGGGATATGGCAGAAGAAGAAATACAAGAACGTTTGGTACATTATACTATCCCAACAGACCTTCCCTTAGTGGTGCAGATTTCCCGATTTGACCGATGGAAAGATCCTGAAGGTGTTATTAGGGCATTCAAAATAGCAAGAAAGGAAATTGATTGTACTCTTGTATTGTTAGGCAATATTGCAACAGATGACCCGGAAGGTGAAAAGGTGTATGATGCCCTCATTAAAAATAGAGAGGAACGTATCATTATTCTCTCCCATCAGGATACGGCGCTGGTTAATGCACTTCAGAGAAGAGCGACTGTTGTAATGCAAAAGTCAATTCGTGAGGGCTTTGGTTTGACCGTAGCAGAAGCCATGTGGAAAGGTGCTGCTGTTATTGGCGGAAATGTTGGTGGTATACGATATCAGATTGAGGACGGGGTAAATGGGTTCCTCGTATCATCTGTAGAGGAAGCAGCAGACAGGCTTATTCGGTTACTTAAAAATAAGAAATTGCGGGAAGAAATGGGGCAAAGGGCAAGAGAAACGGTACGAGAGAAGTTTCTCCTGATCCGTCTTTTGGATCAATATCTTGACCTGTTCGGGTCTTTTGAGACTCTTTATTTACTGAGAGGGTCAATAGTTGTCTAA
- a CDS encoding site-2 protease family protein has product MFGNRITLFKLFGFEVKIDISWLILAVLITFTLARGFFPHYYKGLPLLTYWWMGLSGALGFFASIIFHEFWHSFVARRYGLPMKGITLFIFGGVAEMGDEPPNAKTEFLMAIAGPLSSIFLGFGFFGINLLIPRSDPLLPMKGVIGYLAYINLILAAFNLLPAFPLDGGRILRSAIWKWTDNIRRATRVASWTGSFFGIALMILGILSIFQGNFIGGIWFFVIGMFVKNAAQISYQQVLLRNVLAGKKVGYFTKVDPVFVPPSISIEQFVEEYFYKYHFKMFPVVENTNIVGCINIAQVKDIPRNEWNQRTVRELAKKCLPENTISPEADTLKALSLMKQNGNTKLMVVEDRKLIGIVTLKDILQYFSARMDMEEYSGK; this is encoded by the coding sequence ATGTTTGGGAATCGAATTACATTATTTAAGTTGTTTGGTTTTGAGGTAAAGATTGATATTAGCTGGCTGATCCTTGCAGTACTCATCACCTTTACCTTAGCCAGGGGATTTTTTCCCCATTATTATAAGGGTTTGCCACTGTTAACGTATTGGTGGATGGGGTTAAGCGGCGCTTTAGGTTTTTTTGCCTCGATCATTTTCCATGAATTCTGGCACTCCTTTGTCGCAAGGAGATATGGGTTGCCGATGAAAGGGATTACCCTATTCATTTTTGGCGGTGTAGCGGAAATGGGAGATGAGCCTCCCAACGCAAAAACTGAGTTCCTGATGGCAATTGCTGGCCCTCTTTCAAGTATTTTCCTTGGATTTGGATTCTTTGGGATAAATCTGCTCATTCCCAGGAGCGACCCATTACTGCCAATGAAAGGTGTAATCGGTTATCTTGCGTATATTAATCTCATTCTGGCAGCATTCAATCTGTTGCCTGCTTTTCCCCTTGATGGGGGACGTATCCTCCGGTCAGCCATTTGGAAATGGACTGACAATATTCGTCGGGCAACGAGGGTAGCATCATGGACCGGCTCTTTTTTCGGCATAGCGCTTATGATTTTAGGGATTCTTAGCATTTTCCAGGGAAATTTTATTGGCGGAATATGGTTCTTTGTGATAGGTATGTTTGTGAAAAATGCGGCTCAAATATCGTATCAGCAAGTGCTGCTCCGTAATGTGCTCGCAGGTAAAAAGGTAGGTTATTTTACGAAAGTAGATCCTGTTTTTGTACCACCTTCAATATCGATAGAGCAGTTTGTGGAAGAGTATTTCTATAAATACCACTTCAAAATGTTTCCTGTCGTGGAGAATACAAACATCGTAGGGTGTATCAACATTGCTCAGGTGAAAGATATTCCCCGGAATGAATGGAACCAGCGTACGGTGAGAGAACTTGCAAAAAAATGTTTGCCTGAAAATACCATTTCTCCGGAAGCTGACACGCTGAAAGCCCTTTCTTTAATGAAACAGAATGGCAATACTAAACTTATGGTTGTTGAAGACCGTAAGTTAATCGGTATTGTTACTCTCAAAGATATTTTACAGTATTTTTCCGCCAGAATGGATATGGAAGAATACTCTGGAAAATAA
- a CDS encoding BON domain-containing protein, translating into MRTAKLRFTDLIIGRIMSFRWNQGVMKILLVVCVCIPILIHTTSSPICAQNQYMKDSYIPFAIEAKLLADEVTSRHLINIRTKDGVVTLSGYVDNPRDCERVIEMVEAMSDIQSVINNISVTRIVRSDNQIIFGRKKNSDLTHARDFQKIDMNFKKRILPISYGNFIAGASPIDPTAFEIKREIPDTLHEDERGNKSDEEIKRAVRDAIFHNPKVVSINIQVEVKEGVVVLTGAVDNPEAKNAAEEEAKNTTGVFMVKNYLRIRPGMLPGYSTTAERVRDMLSRNSLTMHLDIDTEVQNGKVYLYGAVNTLFEKQHAGEIASQVTGVVSVINKLNINSRWLPKTDKEIKEKVETELIFSVFVHSPEISVNVKNGVAYLTGSVHTRQEALAAIENAYDGGARVVRDLLEIREEADEELKQLREKDPFYLEIDYPGYFEDFYFKPYYYYLYP; encoded by the coding sequence ATGAGAACAGCAAAATTACGATTTACTGATTTAATTATTGGAAGAATAATGTCTTTCCGATGGAATCAAGGTGTAATGAAGATTCTCCTCGTGGTTTGCGTATGCATACCTATTTTGATTCATACCACATCTTCACCTATCTGTGCACAAAATCAATACATGAAGGATAGCTATATTCCATTTGCTATAGAGGCCAAATTGTTAGCTGATGAAGTGACATCCCGCCATTTGATAAATATCCGGACAAAAGACGGTGTTGTTACCCTTTCAGGGTACGTGGATAATCCTCGAGATTGTGAACGAGTAATTGAGATGGTAGAAGCGATGAGTGATATTCAATCTGTTATTAACAACATTTCTGTAACTCGTATTGTCCGGTCTGATAATCAAATTATTTTCGGCAGGAAAAAGAATTCTGATTTAACTCATGCACGGGATTTTCAAAAGATCGATATGAATTTCAAGAAAAGAATACTACCTATATCTTATGGCAACTTTATTGCCGGAGCTTCTCCTATAGACCCTACAGCTTTTGAGATTAAAAGAGAAATACCTGATACACTACACGAGGATGAACGTGGAAATAAATCTGACGAGGAAATTAAAAGAGCAGTGAGAGATGCTATTTTTCATAACCCAAAGGTAGTTTCAATCAATATACAGGTAGAGGTAAAAGAAGGAGTAGTTGTTTTGACTGGTGCAGTAGATAACCCCGAAGCGAAAAATGCTGCTGAGGAAGAGGCGAAGAATACGACAGGTGTATTCATGGTTAAAAATTATTTGAGAATACGGCCCGGGATGTTACCCGGTTACTCTACAACTGCTGAGAGGGTTCGTGATATGTTATCAAGAAATTCCCTAACAATGCATCTGGATATTGATACTGAAGTCCAAAATGGCAAAGTATATCTCTACGGTGCCGTTAATACCCTTTTTGAGAAACAACATGCCGGAGAAATAGCATCACAGGTGACTGGTGTAGTAAGTGTTATTAATAAACTGAATATTAATTCCCGATGGTTGCCAAAAACTGATAAAGAGATTAAAGAAAAAGTTGAAACAGAACTTATTTTTAGCGTTTTTGTCCATAGCCCTGAGATTTCTGTAAATGTGAAAAATGGTGTAGCATATCTTACCGGCTCAGTTCATACCCGGCAAGAGGCTCTTGCAGCTATAGAAAATGCATATGATGGAGGGGCAAGAGTCGTAAGAGACTTATTAGAGATCCGTGAAGAAGCAGATGAGGAACTAAAACAGTTAAGGGAGAAAGATCCCTTTTACCTTGAAATAGATTATCCCGGTTATTTCGAAGATTTTTATTTTAAGCCCTATTACTATTATCTGTATCCGTAA